From a region of the Teredinibacter turnerae genome:
- a CDS encoding GGDEF domain-containing protein, which produces MNDSTADTPASLHCPRGNDCPISAELSQLRDRVTELEQHAQTDPLTGLYNKRYFDAVLHRELERTQRTGMPTTLIMLDVDHFKLFNDTHGHVAGDHALKHLARTLRSNLRNLDIACRFGGEEFVVVLPSTPLLVAIQVAERLRQQLTNSTLVIDASAMKLTASFGVDTYTHEHRDNLLDFVERVDKQLYLAKSAGRNCVKHATSAPRSAHEVTPEERDALF; this is translated from the coding sequence ATGAACGACTCGACGGCTGATACCCCAGCATCACTGCACTGCCCTCGCGGCAACGATTGCCCAATCAGTGCAGAACTTTCACAATTACGGGATCGCGTGACTGAGCTGGAACAGCACGCGCAAACCGATCCGCTGACCGGTCTGTACAACAAACGCTATTTTGACGCCGTACTGCACAGGGAACTTGAGCGCACACAACGCACCGGCATGCCGACCACACTCATCATGCTCGATGTTGATCATTTCAAGCTTTTCAATGACACCCATGGACACGTCGCGGGTGACCACGCCCTCAAACACCTCGCCCGCACGCTGCGTTCAAATTTACGCAATTTGGATATCGCATGCCGGTTTGGCGGTGAGGAATTCGTCGTTGTTTTGCCCTCTACGCCGCTGCTGGTTGCGATTCAGGTTGCTGAGCGGTTACGACAGCAATTAACCAACAGTACCCTCGTGATTGATGCCTCAGCAATGAAACTCACCGCCAGCTTTGGCGTCGATACCTACACTCACGAACACCGAGATAATCTTTTGGATTTTGTCGAGCGTGTCGACAAACAGTTGTATCTCGCGAAGAGTGCTGGACGTAATTGCGTCAAACACGCCACCAGCGCTCCCCGCAGTGCCCATGAGGTAACCCCCGAGGAGCGGGATGCGTTGTTTTAA
- the nspC gene encoding carboxynorspermidine decarboxylase: protein MSSVLMGRTGYPGFENFDTSTVQTPCYVVDECRVEHNLKILHHVQQASGAKVLLALKAFSMYSLAPLVMRYLHGVCASGINEARLGREEYQGEVHTYCAAFRPHEFDDIVALSNHVIFNSVSEWQRYQARALEHLDARDNLAFGLRINPQHSEGETPMYDPCAPCSRMGIPLASLEGVDLTGISGLHFHTLCEQDFAPLARTLDAVEEKFGHLLTKMQWINFGGGHHITREGYNVEGLIERVTRFSETYGVQVYIEPGEAIALNAGVLITEVLDTLHNTMDLAITDTSATCHMPDVLEMPYRPRITGAGEPGEKPHTYRLGGPSCLAGDVIGDYSFDEPLQPGSRLQFEDMAIYTMVKNTTFNGINLPDIMVWNSETQSLRLVKSFGYEDFKRRL, encoded by the coding sequence ATGAGTAGCGTTTTAATGGGCAGAACAGGATACCCAGGCTTCGAAAACTTCGACACAAGCACAGTGCAAACACCGTGTTATGTCGTTGACGAATGCCGCGTAGAGCACAACCTTAAAATCCTGCACCATGTGCAACAAGCCAGTGGTGCAAAGGTATTACTCGCGTTAAAAGCCTTTTCGATGTACTCGCTGGCGCCGCTGGTGATGCGTTATCTTCACGGTGTTTGCGCCAGTGGCATTAATGAAGCGAGGCTCGGGCGGGAGGAGTACCAGGGTGAGGTTCATACCTATTGCGCGGCATTCCGGCCCCATGAATTCGACGATATAGTCGCCCTCTCCAATCATGTCATATTTAATTCGGTAAGCGAATGGCAGCGGTACCAGGCCCGCGCGCTGGAGCACCTGGACGCACGCGATAATCTGGCCTTTGGGCTGCGCATCAACCCACAGCACAGCGAGGGGGAAACCCCCATGTACGACCCATGCGCGCCCTGCTCACGCATGGGAATTCCGTTGGCGTCACTTGAGGGGGTCGATTTAACCGGGATTTCCGGGCTACATTTTCACACCCTGTGCGAGCAGGATTTCGCGCCCTTGGCGCGCACGCTTGACGCCGTCGAGGAAAAATTCGGGCATTTGTTAACTAAAATGCAATGGATTAACTTCGGTGGTGGCCACCATATCACTCGTGAAGGCTATAATGTAGAAGGTCTTATCGAGCGGGTGACGCGATTTAGCGAAACCTACGGGGTACAGGTGTACATCGAACCCGGCGAAGCCATCGCACTGAATGCAGGTGTGTTGATTACTGAAGTCCTCGATACCCTGCACAACACCATGGATCTCGCAATCACCGATACGTCCGCCACCTGTCATATGCCGGATGTACTCGAAATGCCTTATCGCCCGCGTATTACCGGGGCTGGCGAACCAGGCGAGAAACCACATACTTATCGGCTAGGCGGCCCGAGTTGTCTCGCTGGAGATGTGATTGGTGACTATAGCTTCGACGAGCCACTGCAACCAGGCAGCCGGCTGCAGTTTGAAGATATGGCGATTTACACCATGGTGAAAAACACCACATTTAATGGCATTAACCTGCCGGATATTATGGTGTGGAATAGTGAAACACAGTCTCTCCGCCTGGTGAAAAGTTTTGGCTATGAGGACTTTAAACGACGGTTATAA
- a CDS encoding saccharopine dehydrogenase family protein, protein MSKVIIVGAGGVGGVVTHKCAQLPEVFTDIILASRNEEKCKAIAAQLPREIRTAQVDADNVAQMTALLETEKPDLVINVALPYQDLPIMDACLAAGIDYLDTANYEPPEEAKFEYSWQWAYQDKFKDANIMALLGSGFDPGVTNVYTAYIKKHYLDEIHELDIIDCNAGDHGQPFATNFNPEINIREVTAKGRFWENGQWIEADPLSVKDSYDFPEGIGPKDIYLMYHEELESITKHFPEIKRARFWMTFSQNYLKHLEVLQNVGMTGIEPVVYEGKEIIPLQFLKAVLPDPSSLGPLTKGRTCIGCVAKGIKDGKEKIVYIYNICDHEKCYEEVQSQAISYTTGVPAMIGAKMILEGKWKAAGVWNMEQFDPDPFMDDLNQYGLPWQVVELDATGLAD, encoded by the coding sequence ATGAGCAAAGTAATCATTGTTGGTGCCGGCGGCGTTGGCGGCGTAGTTACTCATAAGTGCGCACAGCTTCCCGAGGTATTTACCGATATTATTCTGGCGAGCCGCAACGAAGAAAAATGTAAAGCAATCGCGGCACAACTGCCGCGAGAAATTCGTACCGCTCAAGTGGATGCAGACAATGTAGCGCAGATGACCGCGTTGCTGGAAACAGAAAAGCCTGACCTCGTTATAAACGTAGCCCTGCCCTATCAGGACTTGCCGATTATGGATGCCTGTCTGGCAGCCGGAATCGACTACCTGGATACTGCGAACTACGAGCCACCTGAGGAAGCCAAGTTCGAATACAGCTGGCAGTGGGCCTACCAGGACAAATTTAAAGATGCCAATATCATGGCCTTACTGGGTAGCGGATTCGATCCCGGCGTAACCAACGTGTACACCGCCTACATCAAAAAACACTATCTCGATGAAATCCACGAGCTGGATATTATTGATTGCAACGCTGGCGATCATGGTCAGCCGTTTGCGACAAACTTTAATCCGGAGATCAATATCCGCGAAGTTACTGCCAAGGGCCGTTTCTGGGAAAATGGCCAATGGATTGAAGCCGATCCGTTGTCAGTAAAAGACAGCTACGACTTCCCGGAAGGTATCGGGCCGAAGGACATTTACCTGATGTACCACGAAGAGCTGGAATCCATTACCAAGCACTTCCCGGAAATTAAGCGCGCCCGCTTCTGGATGACCTTCTCGCAGAACTACCTGAAACACCTAGAAGTTCTGCAGAACGTAGGCATGACGGGTATTGAACCCGTAGTTTACGAAGGCAAAGAAATTATCCCATTGCAATTTTTAAAAGCCGTGTTGCCAGATCCTTCAAGCCTTGGGCCATTAACCAAAGGCCGCACCTGCATTGGTTGCGTGGCTAAAGGTATCAAAGACGGCAAAGAAAAAATTGTTTACATCTATAACATTTGTGATCACGAGAAGTGCTACGAAGAAGTACAGTCGCAAGCTATTTCCTACACCACAGGTGTTCCTGCAATGATCGGCGCCAAGATGATTTTGGAAGGTAAATGGAAAGCTGCGGGTGTTTGGAATATGGAACAATTCGATCCAGACCCCTTTATGGACGACCTGAACCAATACGGCCTGCCATGGCAAGTGGTGGAACTCGACGCTACCGGGCTGGCCGATTAA
- the speA gene encoding biosynthetic arginine decarboxylase, translating to MNKLLNKQWTSADSADLYGIRDWGAGYFDVCEEGLLTVTPERAGNKVALPLLDIVQEIRERGMDMPVLVRFEDLLEQQIGRLNNAFRKAIADTGYQAPYRGVFPIKVNQQCHVVEEICSVGAQFGHGLEAGSKPELIIALAHLESPDAHIVCNGYKDQEFIDLGLHACKMGYSCFFVVETPTELPIIIERSRALNIKPLIGVRVKLASMVGGHWTATSGDRSIFGLSITQLVEVVDTLKAEGMLDCLQLLHYHLGSQIPNIRDIRTGVTEACQVYMNLVREGAAMGFLDLGGGLAVDYDGSNTNYIHSRNYTLEEYCADIIDVIMSTLNPEQIAHPTIITESGRALVAYSSVLLFNVLDVASFQVGQLPETIPREEHRLIHSLKEALETMSGKNMQECFNDALFYRDEVRELFKRGQIGLRSRSLGENLFLAVMQKVLTLSETSPKQFQEADKLREQLSDIYYCNFSLFQSLPDVWAIDQVFPIAPIHRLDERPTREAIIADITCDCDGKVDRFTNMHDTKTTIPLHALKDEEEYYIGVFLVGAYQETLGDLHNLFGDTNVVSVRLNDDGSHEFADELEGDSIADVLSYVEYQPQQLRERFRKIAERSTREGRITASERQEIMKAFSESMLGYTYYEKV from the coding sequence TTGAACAAACTGTTAAATAAGCAATGGACTTCAGCTGACTCAGCCGATCTTTATGGCATCCGTGATTGGGGCGCCGGATATTTCGATGTTTGTGAAGAGGGTCTGCTTACGGTTACCCCGGAGCGCGCCGGCAACAAGGTTGCGCTGCCATTGCTTGATATTGTCCAGGAGATTCGCGAGCGAGGCATGGATATGCCTGTGCTGGTGCGTTTCGAAGATTTGCTGGAGCAGCAGATTGGGCGATTGAACAACGCATTCCGCAAAGCGATAGCCGACACAGGCTATCAGGCGCCCTACCGGGGCGTGTTCCCGATTAAGGTAAATCAGCAGTGTCACGTGGTGGAGGAAATCTGTAGCGTCGGTGCACAGTTCGGGCACGGCCTAGAAGCTGGCTCCAAGCCTGAGCTGATTATTGCTCTTGCACATCTGGAATCTCCAGACGCACATATTGTATGTAATGGCTATAAGGACCAGGAGTTTATCGATCTTGGCCTGCACGCATGCAAAATGGGCTATAGCTGCTTTTTTGTCGTGGAAACGCCTACGGAGTTGCCGATCATTATTGAGCGCAGTCGCGCCCTTAACATCAAGCCACTTATTGGTGTCCGCGTTAAGCTCGCATCCATGGTAGGCGGGCACTGGACAGCCACCAGCGGTGACCGCAGTATTTTCGGTCTGTCTATTACGCAGCTGGTGGAAGTCGTCGACACGCTGAAAGCCGAAGGCATGCTCGATTGCTTGCAGTTGCTGCACTATCACCTCGGTTCGCAAATTCCTAACATTCGCGACATTCGCACCGGAGTCACTGAAGCCTGTCAGGTCTATATGAATCTGGTTCGTGAAGGTGCAGCTATGGGGTTTTTGGACCTGGGTGGCGGCCTGGCGGTGGACTACGATGGTAGCAACACCAACTACATCCACTCGCGCAACTATACGCTCGAAGAATATTGTGCAGACATCATCGATGTCATTATGAGTACGCTCAACCCCGAGCAAATCGCACACCCGACGATCATCACTGAGTCTGGCCGGGCACTGGTTGCCTACTCTTCAGTCCTGTTATTTAACGTGTTGGATGTGGCCAGCTTTCAGGTAGGTCAATTGCCGGAAACCATTCCGCGTGAAGAACACCGCTTGATCCACAGCCTGAAAGAAGCATTGGAAACAATGAGCGGAAAAAACATGCAAGAGTGCTTTAATGATGCGCTCTTCTACCGCGATGAAGTGCGCGAATTGTTCAAGCGTGGCCAGATTGGCCTGCGCTCACGCTCACTCGGAGAAAATTTGTTTCTAGCGGTTATGCAAAAAGTGCTGACGCTATCTGAGACCTCGCCAAAGCAGTTCCAGGAGGCCGATAAACTGCGCGAACAGCTTTCCGACATCTATTACTGTAACTTCAGTCTGTTTCAATCGTTGCCAGATGTTTGGGCGATTGATCAGGTGTTCCCAATAGCGCCGATCCACCGGCTGGATGAGCGCCCAACGCGGGAGGCGATAATTGCTGACATCACCTGCGATTGCGATGGCAAGGTAGACCGTTTTACCAATATGCACGACACCAAAACCACTATTCCTTTGCACGCGCTGAAGGATGAGGAAGAATATTACATTGGTGTATTTTTAGTCGGCGCCTACCAGGAAACCCTTGGCGATTTGCATAATTTATTCGGCGATACCAACGTTGTCAGTGTGCGTCTAAACGACGACGGCAGCCATGAGTTTGCCGACGAACTAGAGGGCGATTCCATTGCTGACGTACTGAGCTATGTGGAATATCAACCTCAGCAGCTGCGCGAACGCTTCAGAAAAATCGCCGAGCGATCCACACGCGAAGGCCGCATTACAGCAAGCGAACGCCAGGAAATAATGAAGGCCTTTTCCGAAAGCATGCTTGGCTACACCTACTACGAAAAAGTTTAA
- the msrA gene encoding peptide-methionine (S)-S-oxide reductase MsrA, with amino-acid sequence MDLFDRMNDRMAKKQQMPAPEEALPGRTTPIVEPSTHYVLHNSIIAPFPENTETLIVGCGCFWGVERRFWTMEGIHTTAAGYSGGFTPNPTYEEVCTGKTGHNEVVLVVFEPAKVALEDVLARFWEAHDPTQGMRQGNDIGTQYRSGLYVTPAQRAIAEASKVKYQEVLSAEGHGQISTEIVARTEFYYAEDYHQQYLAKNPGGYCGLGGIGLKYCS; translated from the coding sequence ATGGACCTATTTGATCGTATGAACGACCGCATGGCAAAAAAGCAACAGATGCCCGCGCCTGAAGAGGCTTTGCCTGGGCGCACAACGCCGATTGTCGAACCGTCAACACATTATGTACTGCACAACAGCATTATTGCGCCTTTCCCAGAGAACACAGAAACGCTGATTGTTGGGTGTGGTTGTTTTTGGGGAGTCGAGCGTCGCTTCTGGACAATGGAAGGCATCCATACCACGGCTGCTGGTTACAGTGGTGGGTTTACCCCGAACCCCACGTATGAAGAAGTGTGCACCGGAAAAACCGGCCACAACGAAGTGGTGCTGGTGGTATTTGAGCCGGCTAAGGTAGCGCTCGAGGATGTGCTGGCGCGCTTTTGGGAGGCGCATGATCCGACTCAGGGGATGCGTCAGGGCAACGATATTGGTACCCAGTACCGGTCCGGGTTGTATGTCACACCCGCGCAGCGCGCGATAGCTGAAGCGTCGAAAGTAAAATATCAAGAGGTGCTCAGTGCTGAAGGCCACGGTCAGATTTCGACGGAAATCGTGGCGCGCACAGAGTTCTATTATGCAGAGGATTATCATCAGCAATATCTTGCGAAAAATCCTGGCGGCTATTGTGGTTTGGGCGGAATCGGGTTGAAATACTGCTCATAA
- a CDS encoding HPF/RaiA family ribosome-associated protein: MKSNADVVYRDLDASPALNDIISKKIEKLHRFSDSIIHSRVVLDSPHNHKHKGKMYRASIELGIKGAPITVTSDDPSVHIAVRDAFATCERKLKEESSRKKSTRH; encoded by the coding sequence ATGAAGTCCAACGCCGATGTTGTATATCGCGATCTTGACGCATCCCCTGCGTTAAATGACATCATCTCTAAGAAAATTGAAAAGCTGCATCGTTTTTCAGATTCCATCATCCATAGTCGCGTCGTACTCGATAGCCCGCACAATCACAAGCACAAAGGCAAAATGTACCGCGCATCAATCGAACTTGGCATTAAAGGTGCTCCTATCACGGTCACCAGCGACGACCCCTCTGTTCACATAGCGGTTCGCGACGCCTTCGCCACTTGCGAACGCAAGCTCAAAGAGGAATCCAGTCGTAAGAAGTCGACCAGGCACTAG